The following proteins are co-located in the Dermochelys coriacea isolate rDerCor1 chromosome 4, rDerCor1.pri.v4, whole genome shotgun sequence genome:
- the NKX3-2 gene encoding homeobox protein Nkx-3.2 has product MAVRSGSALTPFSIQAILNKKEERAQHSAGRPPPATPTTPACCWRRFGERAGAADEALLPARACPRAAAPAAAAGRTVGAPAGWDSDSALSDDHEGERRSEEESPGVPQGPPGNSARSREAPGRGRPAREAQPRDQEDEPPGLSDSEMSASVSDRSPPEEEDGGSKCEKLLAGEEEQAAPKPRKKRSRAAFSHAQVFELERRFNHQRYLSGPERADLAASLKLTETQVKIWFQNRRYKTKRRQMAADLLASAPAAKKVAVKVLVRDDQRQYHPGEMLRPPSLLSLQPSYYYPYYCLPGWALSTCTAAAGTP; this is encoded by the exons ATGGCTGTCCGCAGCGGTAGCGCCTTGACGCCTTTCTCCATCCAGGCCATCCTCAACAAGAAGGAGGAGCGCGCTCAGCACTCGGCGGGGCGGCCGCCGCCGGCCACCCCCACCACGCCGGCTTGCTGCTGGAGGCGCTTCGGCGAGAGGGCGGGCGCGGCGGACGAGGCTTTGCTGCCGGCCCGGGCCTGCCCCCGGGCTGCTgctccggcggcggcggcggggcggaCGGTGGGAGCCCCGGCGGGCTGGGATTCGGACTCGGCCCTCAGCGACGACCACGAGGGCGAGAGGCGCTCGGAGGAGGAGAGCCCCGGGGTGCCGCAGGGGCCGCCCGGCAACAGCGCCCGCTCCAGAGAGGCCCCTGGTCGGGGGCGGCCTGCGCGGGAGGCTCAGCCCAGGGATCAGGAGGACGAGCCCCCGGGCCTCAGTGACAGCGAGATGTCGGCCAGCGTTTCAG ATCGCAGCCCGCCGGAGGAGGAGGACGGAGGCAGCAAGTGCGAGAAGCTGCTGGccggggaggaggagcaggcggCCCCCAAGCCGCGGAAGAAGCGCTCTCGGGCGGCCTTTTCCCACGCGCAGGTCTTCGAGCTGGAGCGGCGCTTCAACCACCAGCGCTACCTCTCGGGCCCGGAGCGAGCCGACCTGGCCGCCTCGCTCAAGCTCACCGAGACCCAGGTGAAGATCTGGTTCCAGAACCGCCGCTACAAGACCAAGCGGCGCCAGATGGCCGCGGACCTGCTGGCCTCGGCCCCGGCCGCCAAGAAAGTGGCGGTGAAAGTGCTGGTGCGGGACGATCAGAGACAGTATCACCCGGGGGAGATGCTGAGGCCGCCCTCGCTGCTGTCCCTGCAGCCTTCCTACTACTACCCCTACTACTGCCTGCCCGGGTGGGCCCTGTCCACCTGCACCGCAGCCGCGGGGACTCCATGA